In the Flavobacterium acetivorans genome, one interval contains:
- a CDS encoding carbon-nitrogen hydrolase — MPNKKYKIAVIQLNLNDVAENNLKKCLSWVRDAAKLGAEVISLPELYSSHYFCQSEDVDNFALAEPLYSTSFIAFSALAKELGVVIIVPFFEKRMAGIYHNSAYIIDTDGTEAGLYRKMHIPDDPHFYEKFYFTPGDLGFKTIPTQKGKIGTLICWDQWYPEAARLTALQGAEVLFYPTAIGWHPQEKEQYGENQYGAWMNVMKGHAVANGVYVAAANRIGLEQYLPDTAGIEFWGASFIAGPQGEILAQASHDKEEILIAEVDLDLQENVRQNWPFFRDRRIDAFGDITKRAID; from the coding sequence ATGCCAAACAAGAAATACAAAATAGCGGTTATTCAATTGAACCTAAATGACGTTGCAGAAAACAATCTAAAAAAATGTTTAAGCTGGGTTCGTGATGCAGCTAAGCTTGGTGCCGAGGTGATCTCGTTACCGGAATTATACAGCAGTCATTATTTTTGCCAAAGTGAAGACGTAGACAATTTTGCCTTGGCAGAGCCATTATACAGTACTTCTTTTATTGCTTTTAGCGCTTTGGCAAAAGAATTAGGCGTGGTTATCATCGTTCCTTTCTTCGAAAAAAGAATGGCAGGAATCTATCACAATAGTGCTTACATCATTGATACCGATGGAACCGAAGCGGGATTGTATCGCAAAATGCACATTCCGGATGATCCTCATTTCTATGAAAAATTCTATTTTACACCGGGAGATTTGGGTTTCAAAACCATTCCTACTCAAAAAGGAAAAATCGGAACATTAATCTGTTGGGACCAATGGTATCCTGAAGCAGCTCGTTTGACTGCTCTACAAGGGGCTGAAGTTTTATTTTACCCAACAGCAATTGGTTGGCATCCGCAAGAAAAAGAGCAATATGGTGAGAACCAATATGGTGCTTGGATGAACGTAATGAAAGGACATGCAGTTGCTAACGGCGTTTATGTCGCTGCTGCAAACAGAATTGGTTTAGAACAATATTTACCGGATACAGCCGGAATTGAATTCTGGGGAGCTTCGTTTATTGCGGGACCGCAAGGCGAAATTTTGGCGCAAGCCTCACACGATAAGGAAGAGATCTTGATTGCTGAGGTAGACCTGGATTTACAGGAAAATGTGCGTCAGAACTGGCCGTTCTTCAGAGACAGACGAATTGATGCTTTTGGAGATATCACTAAAAGAGCAATCGACTAA
- a CDS encoding choice-of-anchor I family protein, whose translation MKNYGLALFASIFLLTACANENTNENEIPEGMINENPSTFKEIGSITIGGEGAAEISAYDEVSKKLFTVNNSDTNKIDVIDLTDPSNPKRITSIDLSIYNGASNSVATYNGKLAVALESTIDKQANGKVVVFNTADYSLIKEITVGALPDMVVFSPDGKFIMTANEGEPNADYTIDPNGSISIIDVSNNYAVTTLNFAGFESQLATLKTKGFRVSKTAKSFAADIEPEYITISADSKTAWVTLQENNGVAKVDLTNKTISSIFGLGYKDFNMAENGIDISDKDGAVVFKPWKVKGLFMPDAIASYTVNGTPYFITANEGDAREYGSYADVKRLAKMTFDATVFPDAATFKTDDKMGRLNLISTEGDTDADGDLDELISFGARSFTIWNGNSGSLVFDSKNDLDKRSNDFGTYDDGRSDDKGSEPESVVVAQMGSKQILFVGLERTDTVMVYDITNPSAPQYLQSIKTGDAPEGLLFIPASKSPTKKSLLVVSSEGDGVVKFFQPNLN comes from the coding sequence ATGAAAAACTATGGATTAGCCTTATTTGCATCAATTTTTTTATTGACAGCTTGCGCAAATGAAAACACTAATGAGAATGAAATACCGGAAGGAATGATAAATGAAAATCCTTCTACTTTTAAAGAAATTGGTTCAATAACTATAGGAGGCGAAGGAGCTGCCGAAATAAGTGCTTATGATGAAGTTTCTAAGAAACTTTTTACGGTAAATAATAGTGATACGAATAAAATTGATGTGATTGATTTGACCGATCCAAGCAATCCAAAACGTATTACAAGCATTGATTTGTCAATTTATAACGGAGCTTCAAACAGTGTAGCTACATACAATGGTAAACTTGCTGTAGCTTTAGAATCTACCATTGACAAACAAGCCAATGGTAAGGTGGTTGTTTTTAATACCGCTGATTATAGTTTGATTAAAGAAATTACCGTGGGAGCTTTGCCGGATATGGTCGTATTTTCGCCTGACGGCAAATTTATTATGACAGCCAATGAAGGAGAGCCCAATGCTGATTATACTATTGATCCCAATGGTTCTATTTCTATAATTGATGTTTCTAATAATTATGCGGTGACTACATTGAATTTTGCAGGTTTCGAAAGTCAGTTGGCAACGTTGAAGACCAAAGGATTTAGAGTTTCTAAAACCGCTAAAAGCTTTGCGGCTGATATTGAACCGGAATACATTACGATTTCAGCCGACTCGAAAACGGCTTGGGTTACTTTACAAGAAAATAATGGAGTTGCCAAAGTGGATTTGACAAACAAAACCATTTCGTCCATTTTTGGCTTGGGGTATAAAGATTTCAATATGGCAGAAAACGGAATTGATATCAGCGATAAAGACGGAGCAGTTGTATTCAAGCCTTGGAAAGTAAAAGGGCTGTTTATGCCGGATGCAATTGCGAGTTATACTGTAAATGGGACTCCTTATTTTATCACCGCCAATGAAGGTGATGCTAGAGAATACGGCAGTTATGCTGACGTAAAAAGATTGGCCAAAATGACTTTTGACGCAACTGTTTTTCCAGATGCAGCCACTTTTAAGACGGATGACAAAATGGGGCGTTTGAATTTGATTTCTACAGAAGGCGATACCGATGCCGACGGTGATTTAGATGAATTGATAAGTTTCGGTGCCCGTTCATTTACAATTTGGAATGGAAACTCGGGAAGTTTGGTTTTTGATAGTAAAAACGACTTAGACAAGCGTTCGAATGATTTTGGAACTTATGATGATGGTCGAAGTGATGACAAAGGTTCAGAGCCTGAATCAGTTGTGGTTGCCCAAATGGGAAGCAAACAAATTTTGTTTGTTGGCTTAGAAAGAACTGATACGGTTATGGTTTATGATATCACGAATCCATCGGCTCCACAATATTTGCAAAGCATCAAAACGGGTGATGCTCCTGAGGGATTACTTTTTATTCCTGCTTCAAAAAGTCCAACGAAAAAAAGTTTGCTTGTAGTAAGTAGCGAAGGGGATGGAGTTGTTAAATTTTTTCAGCCTAATTTGAATTAA